The proteins below are encoded in one region of Scophthalmus maximus strain ysfricsl-2021 chromosome 4, ASM2237912v1, whole genome shotgun sequence:
- the mpc1 gene encoding mitochondrial pyruvate carrier 1, translating into MAGAIARKAIDQLKSKEFRDYLTSTHFWGPIANWGLPIAAITDMKKSPEIISGRMTFALTCYSLLFMRFAYKVQPRNWLLFACHLTNEAAQLVQGSRLIKYNLEKKIGSK; encoded by the exons ATGGCCGGGGCAATTGCTCGGAAAGCTATTGACCAACTGAAGAGCAAAGAGTTCAGGGATTATCTGACGAG caCG cattTCTGGGGTCCTATAGCAAACTGGGGTCTCCCGATAGCTGCCATCACAGATATGAAGAAGAGCCCTGAGATTATCAGTGGCAGGATGACCTTCG ctCTTACCTGCTATTCACTGCTCTTCATGAGGTTTGCCTACAAGGTGCAGCCACGCAACTGGCTACTCTTCGCATGTCATTTGACCAATGAAGCAGCACAGCTAGTCCAGGGAAGTCGTCTCATCAAATACAA cctggagaagaagaTTGGATCTAAGTGA
- the LOC118302757 gene encoding KIF-binding protein, with the protein MASLGSDEWRAVCDKFSNAQNLTDVESRKDPENEPFRSKYKARELLREIYSSLKCFAAGDGEEERDGGEQRPTEQPVDGQREDVFGQGVSGDSPAGLRAAKLGAVEYYLGVNHVDTEELSAGREHLMNGTKLLERCRVSSDNVSLFIHVRNQLGILWAGLDETETAQGFLETAESIYQRYMKEDGTPPTDMTEYFTTEEKLLTHQERTKRFELAYTHTMYYLAQVYKNLGQNERAATYCHSTLQRQLKLNQFSPMEWALNAATLSQYYITKGHYMEGRHCLSAATVISGLAGEVPSEAAAQESETESERREQLRQKRADIARCWIKYCLNLLQDAKKLLEDNIGELDTDRQEELKGARRREEEEEEKGRKNALLFGSEDTFDSIASLEEKVSCLIPLDFTAARAVFLVGQNYVTQAKDYFQMDGFVTDHIEILQDHSALFRALAFFEEDLERRCKMHKRRVDMLEPICNDLNTQYYLMIRRQLMFELAESYSEMMDLKLTLANRQADTQSLDSHTIKKFNHLCSASTKFFQMFLDSLCSPEGKFPEHLEEEVLRPALVARFRVARLHNRLISSTPSDQLDNLNKSLESYKYVVQYCEAHPEAAVVVETELELSKEMVGLLPLKINRLKARMATNN; encoded by the exons ATGGCGTCGCTCGGCAGTGACGAGTGGAGAGCTGTCTGCGACAAATTCAGCAACGCCCAAAACTTGACAGATGTGGAATCACGAAAGGACCCAGAGAACGAGCCGTTCCGCTCCAAGTACAAGGCCCGGGAGCTTCTCCGGGAGATTTACTCCTCGCTCAAGTGTTTTGCAGCGGGcgacggggaggaggagcgggacgGCGGCGAGCAGCGGCCGACGGAGCAGCCGGTGGACGGGCAGAGGGAGGATGTGTTCGGCCAGGGCGTCAGCGGCGACTCGCCCGCGGGGCTGCGGGCAGCCAAACTCGGGGCCGTGGAGTACTACCTTGGCGTCAACCACGTCGACACGGAGGAGCTGTCCGCCGGAAGGGAGCATCTGATGAACGGCACGAAGCTGCTGGAGAGATGCAGAGTGTCGTCCGACAACGTGTCGTTGTTTATCCACGTCAGG AACCAGTTGGGCATCCTTTGGGCAGGCCTGGATGAGACGGAGACGGCTCAGGGATTCCTTGAAACGGCAGAATCCATCTACCAACGTTACATGAAGGAG gatGGGACCCCTCCCACTGATATGACAGAGTACTTCACGactgaggagaagctgctgacACACCAGGAAAGGACCAAGAG GTTTGAGTTGGCCTACACCCATACCATGTACTACCTTGCTCAAGTCTATAAAAACCTTG gtcAAAATGAGCGTGCTGCCACCTATTGTCACAGTACCCTGCAGAGACAGTTAAAGTTAAATCAGTTCAGTCCAATGGAGTGGGCACTGAACGCTGCCACACTATCACAGTATTACATCACGAAG GGCCATTACATGGAAGGCAGACATTGCCTCTCGGCAGCTACTGTCATATCCGGTTTGGCAGGAGAGGTTCCTTCTGAGGCTGCAGCACAGGAAA GTGAGACGGAGAGTGAGCGTAGGGAGCAACTCCGACAAAAGAGAGCAGATATTGCAAGATGTTGGATCAAATACTGTCTCAACCTCCTGCAGGATGCGAAGAAGCTTCTTGAG GATAACATTGGGGAGCTGGATACTGATCGTCAAGAAGAGTTGAAGGGAGCAAGAAggcgtgaggaggaggaggaagagaagggcaGAAAGAATGCTCTGCTGTTTGGCTCTGAAGACACCTTCGACTCCATCGCTAGCCTGGAAGAAAAG GTGTCCTGTTTGATCCCACTGGATTTCACTGCGGCCAGAGCTGTATTCCTCGTGGGGCAGAATTATGTCACACAG gCCAAGGACTACTTTCAGATGGATGGATTTGTGACGGACCACATAGAGATCCTGCAGGACCACAGTGCTCTGTTCAGGGCCCTCGCTTTCTTTGAAGAGGATCTGGAGCGACGCTGCAAAATGCACAAACGAAGAGTTGATATGTTGGAACCAATCTGCAATG ACCTAAACACCCAGTACTACCTAATGATCCGCAGACAGTTGATGTTTGAGTTGGCAGAGAGCTACAGTGAAATGATGGACCTGAAACTGACACTGGCCAATAGACAAGCAGATACACAGTCGCTAGATAGCCACACCATTAAGAAATTCAACcacctctgctctgcctctaccaA GTTCTTCCAGATGTTCCTCGACTCTCTATGTTCACCAGAAGGGAAATTTCCAGagcacctggaggaggaggtgcttCGACCAGCTCTGGTGGCGCGCTTCAGAGTGGCCCGACTACACAACCGACTGATCAGCTCTACGCCCTCTGATCAGCTGGACAACCTCAACAAGTCTCTAGAAAGCTACAA ATACGTGGTACAGTATTGTGAGGCCCACCCTGAGGCAGCAGTTGTCGTGGAGACAGAGCTGGAGCTGAGTAAAGAGATGGTCGGCCTACTCCCTCTCAAAATTAACCGCCTCAAAGCAAGGATGGCGACGAACAACTGA
- the srgn gene encoding serglycin, with translation MKLMLLLVVVWCLAVHSGRGAPQTAVYKLVKCNPEGDQANCVTHQSPEMAWSPDLPAKLPASTAQHLELVPVEDEGPQREEDEVDQMVEEMSMIGEEGESPVPEEGSGVYEGSASEGPFIADRAFVTAESETGSGESWKVNDMERNQGGDVRGLRRLLRSRSVVGEAKPAEQELRDDHLLQM, from the exons ATGaaactgatgctgctgctcgtcGTCGTGTGGTGCCTCGCCGTGCACAGCGGGAGAG ggGCACCGCAGACTGCTGTCTATAAGTTGGTAAAATGTAACCCAGAGGGTGACCAGGCGAACTGTGTGACCCACCAAAGTCCAGAGATGGCGTGGAGTCCGGACCTACCAGCCAAACTGCCTGCTTCGACGGCACAGCATCT TGAGCTAGTGCCTGTGGAGGACGAAGGTccccagagagaggaggacgaggtggatCAGATGGTAGAGGAAATGTCAATGATCGGTGAAGAGGGGGAGTCACCTGTGCCCGAGGAAGGCTCTGGTGTGTATGAAGGCTCTGCATCTGAAGGTCCCTTCATTGCGGACCGCGCCTTTGTTACTGCTGAAAGTGAGACAGGCTCTGGGGAGTCCTGGAAAGTGAATGACATGGAACGAAACCAAG GTGGGGACGTGAGAGGCTTGAGGCGGTTGCTCCGCAGCAGGTCTGTGGTTGGTGAGGCAAAACCAGCCGAGCAGGAGTTGAGAGACGACCACCTACTGCAGATgtag
- the vps26a gene encoding vacuolar protein sorting-associated protein 26A → MSFLGGLFGPVCEIDVLLNDAENRKTAELKTEEGKVEKHYLFYDGESVSGKVNLNVKQGGKRLEHQGIRIEFVGQIELFSDKSNTHEFVDLVKELALPGELTQNRSYDFEFMQVEKPYETYTGANVRLRYFLRVTIVRRLSDLVKEYELIVHQLATYPDVNNSIKMEVGIEDCLHIEFEYNKSKYHLKDVIVGKIYFLLVRIKIQHMELQLIKKEITGIGPSTTTETETVAKYEIMDGAPVKGESIPIRLFLAGYDLTATMRDVNKKFSVRYFLNLVLVDEEDRRYFKQQEIVLWRKAPEKLRKRNFHQRYESPEPRTPPVNAEQPEM, encoded by the exons ATG aGTTTCCTGGGAGGTTTGTTTGGGCCGGTTTGTGAAATAGATGTACTGCTGAACGACGCTGAGAACAGAAAGACCGCCGAGCTGAAGACGGAAGAGGGGAAAGTGGAGAAGCACTACCTGTTCTATGATGGAGAGTCTGTGTCTGGCAAG GTGAATCTAAATGTAAAGCAGGGAGGGAAGCGACTCGAGCATCAGGGTATTCGCATTGAGTTTGTTGGACAGATAG AGCTGTTTTCCGATAAGAGCAACACCCATGAATTTGTGGACTTGGTGAAAGAGTTAGCTCTACCCGGAGAGCTCACTCAGAACAGAAGCTACGATTTTGAGTTCATGCAGGTGGAGAAGCCCTACGAAACCTACACTGGAGCCAACGTCAGACTAAG GTATTTCCTCAGGGTGACAATAGTTCGTCGTCTGTCTGACTTAGTGAAGGAATACGAGTTAATTGTCCACCAGTTAGCCACCTACCCAGATGTCAACAACTCAATCAAGATGGAGGTTGGCATAGAGGACTGTCTTCACATCGAGTTTGAGTACAATAAATCCAA ATACCACCTTAAGGACGTGATTGTTGGGAAGATCTACTTCCTGCTGGTCAGGATCAAGATCCAGCACATGGAGCTCCAGCTCATCAAGAAGGAGATAACGGGCATCG GTCCCAGTACGACCACTGAGACAGAAACGGTTGCAAAGTATGAGATCATGGATGGAGCTCCAGTTAAAGGAGAATCAATCCCCATCAGACTCTTCCTGGCAG GATATGACTTGACAGCAACCATGAGGGATGTCAACAAGAAGTTCTCTGTGCGCTACTTCCTTAATCTGGTTCTGGTGGATGAAGAGGACAGAAGATACTTTAAACAACAG GAAATTGTTTTGTGGAGAAAAGCCCCAGAGAAGCTAAGGAAAAGAAACTTCCATCAGCGCTATGAGTCGCCCGAGCCCAGAACCCCACCAGTTAATGCCGAGCAGCCAGAGATGTGA